From the genome of Penaeus chinensis breed Huanghai No. 1 unplaced genomic scaffold, ASM1920278v2 CTG_3663, whole genome shotgun sequence:
CCAGACAAGGGCCAGCGGCGCCCGAACGAGCACCGCCACCCGCGCCCCTACCCCCCGGAGGAGCCTGGAGCCCGGAGGGCATGCCCCTCCACCCCGCTCTCCtcgacccccctccctttccccgcacGACGGCCCCGCGCCGCTCCCCCAGCAGCAGAGCCAGCAGGACGCCCAGCAGAGGGccgcaggaggggggaggggggggggcaaccgtCGGGGCGTCGTCAAAAGGAACTCGCTTCTGTGCGGCTGCGGCCCGACGCTGGCGGACGACGGGTCGCTGCGCCGCCCCCGCACCGCGACGACCCCCCCTCGCCGCCGCCCGGAGCGGCCAAGGGCGCCCCTGGGCGTCGCAGCCGGAAATCGCTGACGCCCAAAACCCGGCCCCGACGGCGCAGTGCGACGTGGGTCGCCGGCGCCCCTTTTCCACCCTGGCCGCCCACCAGGGCGCCGGGCCCCCACACGAACCCTCCTCGCAAAATCCCCCCACAAAAGAAAAggccccccacgcccccacaccctgCTGGCCGCGGGCGGCGGTGGCTGCACACGCCACCGGGGCCCGCGGGGACCGCAACACCGACCGGGGCGAGTCCGAGATCATGGTCCAGCCGGGAAAACGCTGCGACGGGGGCCCCCGCCATCAAACCGACCCCCCGACCGCCAGAACagcgacaaaacaacaacaacaccaacaacaaacccGCCTGCCGCTCAGCGCCCGCAAATGAACCCCAAGAAACCGCTGTGGCGGCGGGGGAAAGTCTACGCAGCCTGGCCGGGGCGGCGCGAGCCGAGTGGGGCGCCATGGCGCGACCCGCTCGGGGGCCCCGCGCACGTTCACCCCTGGGGGACTACCTGTCTCCCCGGGGAGCCGCGGGGCGTCCCGCTGCGGCGTCTCCCCCCGATACGCGGCCGCGCCCCGGCTTTCCTCAGGAGACGTCCCACGAGGCGCCCCAGCGCCCCGTGCCGCCCACGCCCGATTTGGGGCACGCCCCGCTCTCGCCGCCCCCCCACCAGCGTGGCCGGCAAGCAGCCGACGCCCGCGCCGCCCACCGGGGCACCAGCACCCCGCCCTCCCGCGGGGGCAGCCCCTTCGTGGACGCCAACAAACCCTCGCGAAAGACTGCGGCTCACGTGAAATCGCCGGATCTCGCCGCGGGACCGGGCTACCCCGCGCTTGTCACCCCCCCCCGAGCTGGGCCCCGCCCGAGCTGTCCGTGCCCGGCGCGCCCCCCCGCCCGTGCTGGcctgccccgccccccccactGCCTCTACTCGCACACCCACAAACCTTACCCAACCCGCGCGCCTGGGGCCGACGAGCGGAAGGCACCAAGGAGTCTCG
Proteins encoded in this window:
- the LOC125024742 gene encoding nascent polypeptide-associated complex subunit alpha, muscle-specific form-like translates to ALVAGAPPPYSEDVVSGGATAGPPKPEGARTSCPPTHGGAQLAATGPHDAAQRRRDAAARLRTPFSRRSEGRRAEWRGAQRGRRLRPRAALRLLSTKFPSGESSRAGGPTTRARPLLRPWSPQLPVGPAAGAAPPAIFTGDARPPRQGPAAPERAPPPAPLPPGGAWSPEGMPLHPALLDPPPFPRTTAPRRSPSSRASRTPSRGPQEGGGGGATVGASSKGTRFCAAAARRWRTTGRCAAPAPRRPPLAAARSGQGRPWASQPEIADAQNPAPTAQCDVGRRRPFSTLAAHQGAGPPHEPSSQNPPTKEKAPHAPTPCWPRAAVAAHATGARGDRNTDRGESEIMVQPGKRCDGGPRHQTDPPTARTATKQQQHQQQTRLPLSARK
- the LOC125024741 gene encoding leucine-rich repeat extensin-like protein 5, producing the protein MARPARGPRARSPLGDYLSPRGAAGRPAAASPPDTRPRPGFPQETSHEAPQRPVPPTPDLGHAPLSPPPHQRGRQAADARAAHRGTSTPPSRGGSPFVDANKPSRKTAAHVKSPDLAAGPGYPALVTPPRAGPRPSCPCPARPPARAGLPRPPHCLYSHTHKPYPTRAPGADERKAPRSLASRRMRSGGWAV